Proteins encoded by one window of Arachis ipaensis cultivar K30076 chromosome B04, Araip1.1, whole genome shotgun sequence:
- the LOC107639792 gene encoding uncharacterized protein LOC107639792, with the protein MGDKKKKAQMFVKLVSAAGTGFFYVKRKPRQFTEKLEFRKYDPRVNRHVLFTEAKMK; encoded by the coding sequence ATGGGGGACAAGAAGAAGAAGGCTCAAATGTTTGTAAAACTAGTGTCTGCTGCTGGGACTGGATTTTTCTATGTGAAGAGGAAGCCAAGGCAGTTCACAGAGAAGCTCGAGTTTCGCAAGTACGATCCAAGGGTTAACCGCCATGTTCTCTTTACAGAGGCTAAGATGAAGTGA